From the genome of Palaemon carinicauda isolate YSFRI2023 chromosome 36, ASM3689809v2, whole genome shotgun sequence:
ttaatttctggtaaaaaatcattacagagaatggaataccttcttagtagcaactcggctgcagtaCTCTTTGCCAAGGCAAATTATCCCAAAGCCTCACGAAAACttcataataacaaaaaaaaaattaaaaaaaaaaattcagtaatagAATGCAAGATAAAGTATTATGTGTGATATATTTATTAAATGACTACATTGGGACAGATGAagcacaaacaaataaaaatataatcatttgCAGCCCTTGCCGGCGAATAGCTCCCAAGGGACCATTTTTGTCGGAGAGCGAATCGTGACCGCGAAGCTTCTGTTATTTACGACATTAATAAAAAGACAGCAATTTTACAGAATGGGCTTCCTAGGTcgattttaattacaattattggAAGTTAttgtagtgtatatatgtatgattgaaTGTaagctagtttattattattattattattattattattattattattattattattattattattattttattatcattattattattattatttttattatcattattattattattattattattattattattattattattattattgtttttattattattattattaatattattattattattattattattattattattgctgtttgaattattattattattataataataattattattattattattattattattattattattattattattattactattattattattattattattattattattattattattattattattattattattattattatcaacagaatAAAGATAggataataaaaatcatgaatgaGTAAAAACGTAAATATAAGTGATTTATAAGAGGTCAATGGAATTGATTGTATATAGAGAGAGCaggaagtattttatatatatatatatatatatatatatatatatatatatatatatatatatatatatatatatatatatatatatatatatatatatatatatatatatacatatatatatatatatatatatatatatatatatatacttatatatatacatatatatgtatatatatatacatatatataaatatatatatatatatatatatatatatatatatatatatatatatatatatatatatatatatatatatatatataaggtttgtgTATGGGTATGGGTGAtagtgattctatatatatatatatatatatatatatatatatatatatatatatatatatatatatatatataatatatatatatatatatatatatatatatgataaatttttgcacatttagacgtgttttccatattcaaataagccatatatatttttgatacattaatgtctggattttcttaacgacctcgggatcagagccccaggcgaaatcacacaaagacaagagcttgtgtccgcccgggaatcgaaccctggtcggcaagcttatatagacagtgactaaaccacttggccacaaagaaagttaagagaatccagacattaatgtatcaaagatatatatggcttatttgtatatatatatatatatatatatatatatatatatatatatatatatatatatatatatatatatatatatatatatatatatatatatatatatatatatatatatatatatatatatatatatatatatatatatatatatatatatatatatatatatatatatatatatatatatatatatatatatatatatatatatatatatatatatatatatatatatatatatatatatatatatatatatatatatatatatatatatatatatatatatatatgtgataaatttttgcacatttagacgtgttttccatattcaaataagccatatatatttttgatacaataatgtctggattttcttaacgacctcgggatcagagccccaggcgaaatcacacaaagacaagagcttgtgtccgcccgggaatcgaaccctggtcggcaagcttatatagacagtgactaaaccacttggccacgaagaaagttaagagaatccagacattaatgtatcaaagatatatatggcttatttgaatatatatatatatatatatatatatatatatatatatatatatatatatatatatatatatatatatatatatatatatatatatatatatatatatatatatatatatatatatatatatatatatatatatatatatatatatatatatatatatatatatatatatatatatatatatatatatatatatatatatatatatatatatatatatatttatatatatatatatatatatatatatatatatatatatatatatatatatatatttatatatgtatatatatatatatatatatatatatatatatgtatatatatatttatatacatacatatatatatatatatatatatatatatatatatatatactgtatcactttctgagtggagataccttaatatggtgaaaaggtttgtgtatcacaatTATCAGGAAAGCTGTAAGAGTCAGAACCAGCCATACTCGGTTGATTATTTGTGAGCAATCACACCAGATTCTCTCTGCAACATCAATCCGCCTTTGCCAGCGAGGTGATTAAAACTGGCTAAATACCCAACgtgaagaaggacatgtctgaggtttctgtcttgcagtggcctagaaacatttgttttatatataaatgtatatatatatatatatatatatatatatatatatatatatatatatatatatatatatatatatatatgtatatatatgtatgtatacatacatacatatatatatatatatatatatatatatatatatatatatatatatatatatatatatacatatatacatatatatacatatatacatatgaatatattatatatatatatatatatatatatatatataggtatatatatgtatatatacatatatatatatatatatatatatatatatatatatatatatatatatatgtatatatacatatatatacatatatacatatgaatatatttatatatatgtatatatatatatatatatatatatatatatatatatatatatatatatatatatatatatataatatatatatatatatatatatatatatatatatatatatatatatatatatgtataaatctatatatatatatatatatatatatatatatatatatatatatagatatatacatatatatatatatatatatatgcttgaaacTATAGTATGAGGAAGTATACGTTAACGACAGCTGTTCTTCTTTGCATAGGAATTATCTCCTTAATCGTATACAAATAATCTGTATTTcgtgattttttattgcaaatttttatttgaaaaaatatggCTGGTTTGTTTCTTTGGTAATGGGTTAgtgtcaattctaagtacaaaaaagaacatgaaatcgactggtataagtacagaagaattttcattgaattttttcgttcttcgtggccaagtggtagtgtcactgtttatacaagcttcccggaccaaggttcgactcccggctggttagAAGCTctcatctttgtgtgatttcgcttggggctctggtACCGAGATCGTTAAcagactccagacattaatatatagaaaatacagggcttgtttgatatatatatatatatatatatatatatatatatatatatatatatatatatatatatatatatatatatatatatatatatatatacatatatatatatatatatatatatatatatatatatatatatatatatatatatatatacttcaaataagccaaatatatttatgcattaaagtctggattctcttaacgacctcggaatcagacccccaggtggaatcacccaaagactataacatcagaccggccgggattagaaccttggtccaggatatctgtatgccagtgaccataccactcagccacaaagaaagaccagggttcaaatcccggccggtctgatattatagtctttgagtgattccgcctgaggctctgatcccgaggtcgttaagagaatccagactttaatgtattaatatatatggcttatttgaaatatgaataaaaaacacgtttaaatgtgcaagaaaaagaaaaaaatatttatcatatattgtatatatgtatatatatatatatatatatatatatatatatattatatatatatatatataaatatatatatatatatatatatatatatatatatatatatatatatatatatatatatatatatatatatttatgtatattatatatatatatatatgtatatatatatatatatatatatatatatatatatatatatatatatatatatatatatatatatatatatttatatatatatatatatatatatatatatatatatatatatatatatatatatatatatatatatatatacatatatatatatatatatatatatatatatatatatatatatatatatatatacatatatatatatatatatatatatatatatatatataaatacatacacacacactcacacacacacatatatatatatatatatatatatatacatatatatatgaatatatataaatatatatatatatattgtgtgtgcatgtgtgtgtctaaaTATCACAGGTGTATTCTTCCTCAGCATGAAGCTGCCCTAATTTATGGAATTCAACGTATGGAAAATTAGAAGATAATGTGTTTATGTACAAAATGCTTTAAAGTTTCATCCACACTTGACATCTTCTTAGAGCATTTATTAATAAACGAATAAATGCATGAGTTTGTACATAGATGAAAGGTttcatatcataaaaatatataaattggaaTATAGTACTTTTAACCAAAAGGCAAAATTCACTTAACATGAGGATAGATGTTAGTGACTTTTGCTCGTTAGGTAacaatatcatattcatatatctttctatttttcatataatttcaagCCTTCCTTGTATGTACAAATTGGTATATATGTTCTTTTTCATGAAAAACGCTCTAAAAAGAGCTCCAGTGACGGACAAAACTCAAAAGAATTTCTACTTACgaacattatcttttaattttccttttgtggATTACCATatagtttgtgtttgtgtgtgtgtatatatatatatatatatatatatatatatatatatatatatatatatatatatatatatatatatatatatatatatatacatatataaatatatatatatatatatatatatatatatatatatatatatatatatatatatatgtatatatacatatacacatatatatatacatatacagtacataaacatataaatatatatttatttatgtgtatatatatatatatatatatatatatatatatatatatatatatatatatatatgtatatatatatatatatatatatatatatatatatatatatatatatgtgtgtgtgtggttgtgtgtgtgtgtgtgtgtatgtgtgtgtgtttatatccttCGTTACTTGATATGTTACGCTCAAAATACGTCATACCTCTATCCTTTGATGAGATGTAACATACAAAACCAGAGTACCTAACAGGTAGATTTTCCATTATACTACAacataaaggtttaaatgccgctcatgaatggcagaggcaagggacagtgacaatgccctagagacctatcatatttcatatgatcagcgcccaagtctcctctccattcaagctaggaccagaaagggccaggcagtggctgctgttgactcagcagatagatccataggctcccccaaaccccccaaccttagctcacaaggatggtaaggttgcagacagtaatggcactaacgagtctgagcgggactcgagcccccgtGTGGCAAACActagacgttaccaattaggccacgaTAACCCTAAGACATTACTCTTTTGAGTTTATTGTAGTTCACTCAGTCATTGAAAGAATATTATATAACTTATCTCATTTCACGAAGAAAAATTGTCAAAGATCAATGAAGGACGTTACAAAATTTATGAGTTTTCTCTCTTCTTCAATACAGTCGATATTTTGAATTTATGTACTTTATTAAATTTAGTATGAATGTATAGGAAATGTGTTTATAACAGACCAGTTTATTGTATAGATAAAATATAATAACGAACATATAACATAAGATTGCACTGGAAACTGGCAAACAATGCGTTATCTGGAATAAACAACTGAAATTACAGATCATTACTAAAATAATAGCTGTTCATAAATACTATTAACAGAAATGCTATTACAGGTGTCCAGATAGAGAAAAAGGCCTCACGCATAATCTAACTCAGATTTTGGACAATGTATTTATTGCACTGTGTTAGGGGATAGAGATATTAGCctacaaaaaaaattcaaacatgacGAGATATAACAATGACAATACTAATAGAGTGATAATTACAAGAAATATCCATAACACAAGAATAAGATGATTACCCCTCAGGATCGCCAATGGTTATGCTAAAGAGCCAACATAAGAGTAACATGGTAACATTATTAGGATCAATAGTCAATTCTAAGTCAGGTTTCTCTAGAGAAACTCTTTTGCTTGGACCTCGATAAGGATGATATCGTCTATCAGCATTCGGCAAACGTTTCTTTGCCCAGACGAGAATGCTTTCAGAATATTCTTCTTGGATAATGCTTATCAAGATATTCGTGTCAGGTTACGTTGCTAAAAATAGGTATTATTACTCCTCGTTGTTGATTACATTAATCTATTAATCTTGTAATGCTATGTGTTGTAGTTCTTATTGCATGATCtatgtaatgaaaaataatatatacatatataagtgtattcacaaacatacacatacacgcacatataaatatatatatatatatatatacactatatatatatatatatatatatatatatatatatatatatatatatatatatatatatatatatatatatatatatatatatgagtgtgcgcgtTCGAGACTATGTCGGTTTATTGATGTTCATATATCATTTAGACTTCCTAAAGCAAACAACGAAATTGGGGAGTAGAGCATGTTATCACTCTTATATGTACTGTGAATGCCTTAATGCGGTGTCTTACTCATTCCATTTACATTTGTTATATCTGCTAGAttcaaaaggaaagagagagagagagagagagagagagagagagagagagagagagagagagagagagagagagagagagagagagagagagaagaacaattggatcatatatatgtatatatatatgtatatatatatatatatatgtatatatatatatatctatatatatatatatatatatatatatatatatatatatatatatatatatatatgtgtgtatgtgtgtgtgtgtgtgtgtgtgtgtgtgtgtgcgcgcgcacgagTATTTACTTCCAATTCCACTtggaagaaatattaattttgttttatcaatATCTTAACCTCTAGAAAAGAATCTTTCTCGTTGCATTCCGCAGATTGGTGTGAAAACCCCATTAATTCGGTCCATCATCCTACTCTGTTGCCGGTGGTTTCTTTAAGGAAGAAATACACGAATATGACTCCCAGTGCAGAGACAGTAGAGAAGAGCCAAAACAGACCGGCCTGCGTCAGAGAATCCTGAATAACACTGTAAAGTTGCAGGATAGCAAATGTCTGTAAGCTACCAATCATCGTGCAAATGCTTGTCCCCTGCAGAAGGAAATAGAACAAGTGTTACATTGTGGAATTGCGAaagattttcatattattttatagaaaccagtttttataactttttttccgAGTGCCACAGTACTTAAGAGTTCCTAAGAAGTAGATGTTTGGGTCTCTGGCATttgtatatgataataaaaatgttaattgttatctttagaaaattattttgttaatttcatgtgtttttttttaagaattccttTGGAAATAAAAAGCATGTTCACATCTAAAGACACCCCACCGAAGTTGATGAGATCTTCAATTGAATATTTGAATAATTGTTCCAGATATAAATTGGGAAGTTGCGTCGTTCTACAATTGACTCTTGAAGGTCTACATTAATTTCCGTAAATATCAGTCATCGAACAGGATATCCATCGAATAAAAAAGAACGTTCCTCCTTCCTCAATCACGTTAATGCATGCAAGCATTCTATTGGTCATTCTAACCTAAGAATTTTAGCCCAATCACCTAATAACTATTTCCTTTAGCCAATCTTCATTAAGAAACTAACCCCAGATTATATTCAATTGACCTctgttttttaatgataataataataataataataataataataataataataataataataataataataataataataataataataataataaaaaattttatatattctataatattgattttaatagctTTAACAATAGTAATTTTAGGAATAATtagtatttcaataattttaatgatgttcTTTCACATACTGCGTAACGATTTTTGTCCCTGTTCTTCTTCTTACCACATAAACAATCCGATGTTGTTGAACCGTCCGTcactatttttctattttctagtcTAGAATTTTACCTTACTCTTTAGGTTGTTTGCTTGTGTTGATTTTAGGTTTTACACTTTTATTCATTGGTATTTCTTTAAATGTTTAATTCTTTTGATTACTTTATCTATGTTCTTTTTTAGGTGATATTATTAGTCACTTATCATATAGTTGCTAGGATTCTTGGAATATAAATTAAGCTTTACTGTTTTAACAAGTTAGTGGGTATTAATATGAATAAATGTTCATGTTTCAGCCCTGATGGTGAAAAAGATGGTTTTGTGAAATCTTGGTTTATAAAAACTACATATAGTACGCATTGTTAAAGTTTCTACTGCCAATCGCCTCTGTGGTTCATTCAGACAAATACACGCACAGACATATAAGAATGATCAATACTCCAagtcacggtatatatatatatatatatatatatatatatatatatatatatatatatatatatatatatatatatatacatatatatatatatatatatatatatatatatataaatttataaatatatatatatatatatatatatatatatatatatatatatatatatatatatatatatatatatatatatatatatatatatatatatatatatattatatatatatatatgtgtgtgtatatatataaataaataattataaatatagatataattatatatatacatacatatatatatatatatatatatatatatatatatatatatatatatgtgtgtgtgtgtgtgtgtgtatatgtatatatagatatatatatatatatatatatatatatatatatatatatatatatatatatatatgtgtgtgtgtgtgtgtgtgtgtgtgtgtgtgtgggtgtgtctgtgtgtgtgtgtctatttgtatatgcataatctagagagagagagagagagagagagagagagagagagagagagagatctacaaagTGTTTACCTGAAGTGATTTCTTGCTGAGTTGATCAACAACGTGGCTGttaaaagatgaagatgcaagttACTTGAAATGACCGTCATTGTCTCTATAGCTGATACACAATAAGAGGTACAGCAGTTTCCCAATAAGACTGGGGAGATGAGCCGAGTTTGGTATGGCTATTATTTGCGGAGGATACACATCTAATTAGGTAGTAAAGGGAAACTATCGATAATAGCCAGGCTTCAAGAAAAACAAATAGGGGGAATCAATTTTTTTTCAACATGGTTATACAGGAAAATGGACGGTATAAAATGGAGTAATGTAcattaataatgaattaaaaagaatGTAGGTTAATTGAATTTATTAGTGGAGAAAAGGCGAATCACAAAATAAATGAAACAATACAGTATGAAAAAGTTGTTAAAACCAATGAGGGGAACAGAGGTAAAAGGACGACCGATTTGGAATATAACAAAGGATTGTGGAGCCCATCTCTTTTATAAAAGAGAAATGTAAATGTATAATGCAAATGAAGAATTAGACTACATCTGCTAAGTTATATTTGTTTGTATGCGCATGTTTTATGGAATATGCAGGTTTGAAAAGGGGGATGAATTTTAGTATCAAAAGAAATATGCACCATTTTCATgtatattctaaataaataaagtGTTTTAATGAGATTAAAATTATCAAATGGTTGCATGATTAAATAAGTTAAATCTCTGTGGAGCTTTCAGGCTTTCGACATTCTAattcataattttatcattaaatatttaaCTCTCCTAGATGTCCTCTAACAAACCATTATTAACATCTCTCATTGGATACCTTCAAACAGTATGACTTAACTGTGACCTAATTTTGAGTGTCCAGGAACAAAATCTCTAAAGAattaaaggccgttcataaatggcagagacaagagacggTGAcagtaccctagcaggacaatgtcatagataCAGACCATATATCGATATGATTAGTgctcaagccttctctccacccagcctaagaccagggagagccaggcagtggctgctagtGACTTGGCAGATACACCTAGAATCTCTCCCAAGCAAGCCCATCCTTggataacaaggatggtgaggtttgacactacaagaaactatcgagtttgagtgggactggcTCTCCCTTCCAGAAGAATGCTAGGCAGGGAAGCTTCCGATAGGCAACCACAACCCATAGTGACTGTCCTAGAAAAATCTCTTATCGATAGCATGATAAGGATTGTCCATAAGAGATATATCTCACCAATGACTTCAGATTGGATTGACTCGGACAAATATTCTTACCTGCGACCTCAGAGTTGTTGGGAACATCTCAGGAGACAAGACAAAGACAAGAGGTCCGATCCCCATTCCATGGCCAAAGGATGCAATTGTCAGGAGCAGCAGAGGAAGCCAGTTATTTAATTCATTTCCATTAAAACTGAAAACCAAATGTGAATATTATTTTCAcgtatattattgttgtttttcacGGATATAATTATGTGTTAATCCTTTCCTGGCTATTATCCATATGGGCTGACAATCCTTAGTTAATCTAAATTTTTACACAACATTTCAAACTTCATTTTTCAAAGTAAGTTACTCTCAAAATAATTTTGTTGAGGAAAGTAAAAGATGAgttattaaaactataaaatttaaaCAGATACAGGATAGTGATATTGCATAATGCATTCGGATGGACGAAtgagtcacacacacatacacacacacacacacacacacacacacacacatatatatatatatatatatatatatatatatatatatatatatatatatatatatatatatatatatatatatatatatatatatatatatatatatacttcctgcaGTGTCTATAACTCATATCCTTTAGATTTTCATGAAAATTAGTATTTCACGTGGCTATGAAATGAATGATACGAAATTGTTTCTAAAACCCAGGAATATATTCTTTCGTTGAAAGAGTAAATACGGCTGTGCAGGTATTCAAAAGCTAATGATTTAATTTGTTTCCCTATTAGATTTTTACCATAGAATAGTTTGGCAGTATGATCCCAGGTTTTCCACAgtacaaaaaaaattaatgtacaatGCAGCCTTACCTTTGAGTAAAATTTGTTGTTTGCATTGCACTTGCATTCTTCCCTGCAGTACTCGAATTTGTTATTGCACTCGTGTTGATAATAGCAAATGCATTAACCAGCGACGTGTCGTTTCCTCCTTGAGGGTGATTAAAATGGCTCCATGCGTTGGTCATGTTAATCGAGTTCTCTTTCATTAAATTATTTCCTCCTCCGGTGATGATGAGGTAATCGTTTGCATCAGATGTGTTCTGTACAGCCTCTAGTAATGTGTTATGGTCTCCTTCAAAGAGACTTGGTTGATTATTCAGCAGGTGGATGTAAGCTCCCAGTGCTGTGTAAGCCAGAGTAATGATAATAAGCGATGTCATTATGCAGCGCCGTCGACCATACCAGTCTAGAATTGCAGTCATGAAAGTGTTGGCAAAGAGAAGCACTCCTATGATTAAAATAGCCATCACCTTTTCGTCCAGCTGTGACCCAAACGCACGGAGTATGCGCGTGGCATTCACTCGTAGAACCTGGGTGCCGCAGAAGTTGTGGATGAAGAAAATGACACacatgattcctatttttttcaagTATTGCATTTGGAGGAGGTCCATATAGCCTTGTTGACTGCCGCTACCCTGGTTCTGCTTCTGCACGTATGCAAGCTCCTCGTGAATGTCCGCATCAGGTCCTCTAAGACTGCGTAGGATTTTAAGAGCCTCTTCATAGCGGTGTCTGATGGCAAGAAAGGAGGGACTTTCATTCATAATTGGACCAGCTAGCAAACAGTGAGCTAAAAGAACGCAACAGCAGATAAGAGACATGTAATACCACGTCAGAGCTGTTCCTAAAGATATAGTGGCTATCCCACCTGATTGGACCATTAAGAAAACCAGCATACTGATGCTGCCTCGGATTTTGGTGTCTCCTATTTCAGAAGCGTAGATGAAAACAGCGACGTTCATCATACCGTTGGTTATACCTTCTAAGAATCTGTTGGTTGGACAGAAGGATTCTTTATGAGTTATATTATTCTCACTAATTTCTTGAGGAGCTTTTGTCCATGGGTCCTAAATATGTGCAGATTCAGTCATTGCTTAAAAATCAGTAGTAAACTCAAACCCATAATACTGGTGTGATTTAGGTTAAACTTAAACTCGACAAAAAGAATAAAAGGAGAGGTGTATTTCCATTAATAATTAACTGTTTAAAAAGCTCAAACTTTGCCAATATTCTTGGATAGGTTATGCTGTACTATGCTAGGGTATTTTTAGATGTAtttcaggtcttctgaaagctatataACTTTATAaggacatatttgcttttatggttttaaattgaacttccttttattctttacttattaagAATGATAACGGCGTCAAGGACCTACGATGTCATGAGGCCAGGAACCTCCAAATTAATCAAAAAATTATTCCTTGAACTTAATAAACCAATACATTCAATCAAAATAGAGACTGTCTTGCCTTCCCACGATGATCATGTGAGTGTTGATGGCCACAGTTATCATGGTCGACCCAGCAATTCCAGGTAAAGCAGTGATAACCAACGACCATTTCCTGCCAACTCGACTCACCGGGTATCCGGATATCAAAAATCCAACTATGCTGCCCACATGCGCAATGCTCCCTGGCAACAAGCAAGAAAAGTTGTAAGAAACAAGGACCAATCGAAAAAATTATTAAATGTCATAATAAGCCGATAATCAAGCTTAATCTTATAGTTAACTTTTACGTCTTTTGATCAGTCATATCAATGTAAAGGAATTATTAC
Proteins encoded in this window:
- the LOC137628579 gene encoding facilitated trehalose transporter Tret1-like, whose protein sequence is MQIVDESPTPTEMKLPSESPLPTEMKLSIKINTGIENQLKESNLERRVRYAKQFMIVFIAAIVSSASGMIQLWPNVLASHIALTNTTISGYEVELAPWQMDLVGSIAHVGSIVGFLISGYPVSRVGRKWSLVITALPGIAGSTMITVAINTHMIIVGRFLEGITNGMMNVAVFIYASEIGDTKIRGSISMLVFLMVQSGGIATISLGTALTWYYMSLICCCVLLAHCLLAGPIMNESPSFLAIRHRYEEALKILRSLRGPDADIHEELAYVQKQNQGSGSQQGYMDLLQMQYLKKIGIMCVIFFIHNFCGTQVLRVNATRILRAFGSQLDEKVMAILIIGVLLFANTFMTAILDWYGRRRCIMTSLIIITLAYTALGAYIHLLNNQPSLFEGDHNTLLEAVQNTSDANDYLIITGGGNNLMKENSINMTNAWSHFNHPQGGNDTSLVNAFAIINTSAITNSSTAGKNASAMQTTNFTQSFNGNELNNWLPLLLLTIASFGHGMGIGPLVFVLSPEMFPTTLRSQGTSICTMIGSLQTFAILQLYSVIQDSLTQAGLFWLFSTVSALGVIFVYFFLKETTGNRVTCRSGDKATHHPSLAPASTNDFYSHLLPPIGRSFATTTTDSGQPQ